One segment of Pyricularia oryzae 70-15 chromosome 3, whole genome shotgun sequence DNA contains the following:
- a CDS encoding peroxisomal copper amine oxidase: MTTRPSHPFDPLGPQEIAHAASIVRKAHVDSQLAFRAITLQEPAKDEMITFLEAEASSKTSSNKRPDRLARVQVFVQNMLHDIIVNLDAEEIVKNEKLVGRHSFSDTVFMQNVAEATLADPRVQDEIKQLDLPGGATVIVEPWSYATDGENDMTERVAMAWFYMRLSDHDDANYYAYPLDLCAEVSGNLEVTKIYRLPSGADDKITTEHKKPFDHRKIHTNSEYHPDLLGEVFHAHQLQLPRGNRSLFYRLSLSEMFVPYADPRRPYPRKGAFDLGSDGAGINANNLKLGCDCLGHIKYFDGWLSTASGDPLLMPNVVCCHEVDDGILWKHTNYRTGNAVVTRSRVLVLQTIITVSNYEYIFMWNFHQDGSIFYEVRATGIVSTAPIDLDEPNPPRYGTVVAPGVLAPCHQHLFCLRIDPAIDGRANSLVVEETRPMPPGDRNPYGMGFGTDSQVVETERGLHLDFTKNRTFKMVNENVKNPVAGGGVGFKLLPCYSQLLLADPTSFHARRSEYASHAVWVTRHSDEELFPAGRWTMQSAGGEGISSWINKRAEDDRGVRDRDIVVWHTFGSTHNPRVEDWPVMPCEKMVVGLKPVNFFQSNPALDVALSTQERNCSVLVEDPMAATHGNPAVKHS; encoded by the exons ATGACAACACGCCCATCTCACCCTTTCGACCCTCTTGGACCCCAAGAGATAGCTCAT gcagccAGCATAGTTCGCAAAGCCCATGTCGATTCACAGCTCGCTTTCCGGGCTATCACTTTACAGGAGCCTGCCAAAGATGAGATGATTACTTTCTTGGAAGCCGAGGCTTCGAGCAAAACCTCGTCAAACAAGCGCCCTGACCGGCTCGCAAGGGTGCAGGTCTTTGTTCAGAACATGTTGCATGATATAATCGTTAATCTCGACGCGGAGGAGATTGTCAAGAACGAGAAACTTGTTGGTCGACATTCGTTCAGCGATACAGTGTTCATGCAGAATGTTGCCGAAGCAACCCTGGCAGATCCCAGAGTCCAAGATGAGATCAAGCAACTCGACCTTCCTGGAGGTGCGACTGTCATTGTAGAGCCATGGAGTTATGCCACGGATGGAGAAAATGATATGACCGAAAGAGTGGCGATG GCCTGGTTTTATATGCGCCTTTCCGATCACGATGATGCCAATTACTATGCGTATCCATTAGACCTTTGCGCCGAGGTGTCTGGCAATCTCGAGGTCACCAAAATCTACCGCCTGCCCTCTGGCGCCGACGACAAGATCACCACCGAGCACAAGAAGCCATTTGACCACCGCAAAATCCACACTAATAGCGAATACCACCCAGACCTC CTGGGAGAAGTTTTCCATGCGCATCAGCTTCAACTACCGCGAGGCAATCGGAGCCTCTTCTACCGGCTATCCCTCTCCGAGATGTTTGTCCCGTACGCCGATCCTCGTCGCCCCTATCCCCGCAAGGGCGCATTTGACCTCGGCAGCGACGGCGCAGGCATCAACGCCAACAACCTGAAGCTGGGGTGCGACTGCCTGGGCCACATCAAGTACTTTGACGGCTGGCTATCCACCGCGTCCGGCGACCCGTTGCTGATGCCCAACGTCGTCTGCTGCCACGAGGTCGACGACGGGATTCTGTGGAAGCACACCAACTACCGGACCGGCAACGCGGTCGTCACGCGCTCCAGGGTGCTGGTGCTTCAAACCATCATCACGGTGAGCAATTACGAGTACATCTTTATGTGGAATTTCCATCAGGACGGGAGTATCTTTTACGAGGTGCGCGCCACGGGAATCGTATCGACTGCGCCCATCGACCTCGACGAGCCGAACCCTCCCCGGTACGGCACGGTCGTGGCCCCGGGCGTGCTTGCGCCTTGCCACCAGCACCTCTTCTGCCTGCGGATCGACCCCGCGATCGACGGCCGCGCCAACTCCCTGGTGGTCGAGGAGACGCGCCCGATGCCCCCGGGCGACAGGAACCCGTACGGGATGGGCTTTGGGACGGATTCGCAGGTCGTGGAGACGGAACGCGGACTGCATCTGGACTTTACCAAGAACCGAACCTTCAAGATGGTCAACGAAAACGTCAAAAACCCCGTCGCGGGCGGCGGGGTCGGCTTCAAGCTCCTCCCGTGCTACAGCCAGCTGCTCCTCGCGGACCCGACCTCGTTCCACGCGCGGCGGTCCGAGTACGCATCCCACGCCGTGTGGGTGACGCGCCACTCGGACGAGGAGCTCTTCCCCGCGGGGCGCTGGACGATGCAATCGGCCGGCGGGGAGGGGATCTCGTCCTGGATTAACAAGCGGGCCGAGGATGACCGGGGCGTCAGGGATCGGGACATCGTGGTCTGGCACACGTTTGGGTCGACCCATAACCCGCGCGTCGAGGACTGGCCGGTCATGCCGTGCGAGAAGATGGTTGTCGGGCTCAAGCCGGTCAACTTTTTCCAGTCGAACCCGGCGCTGGATGTGGCCCTGTCGACACAGGAGCGGAACTGCAGCGTGCTGGTCGAGGATCCCATGGCTGCGACGCATGGAAATCCTGCCGTGAAGCACTCTTAG
- a CDS encoding alpha-N-arabinofuranosidase A → MRVSHLVGLAASAVAVTIKVSPDNGKKASPLAYGLMFEDINHSGDGGIYAELISNRAFQGDQFTPATLSPWEKQGSVAGIQLTKDTPKPVSPSLPYSVSVRATVDGLDEEVGISNPGYWGIDVLPQTYTGSFWVMGDYKGNFTAAFRDAANVNPVYASTKIQSRSVDGEWTKHEFTITPDAAYGHKCRFALTFVPEKPGQTLYFNLISLFPPTYKDRKNGMRKDLMKAIEDLNPSFLRFPGGNNLQGHWEGSRWRWNETLGDLENRPGRTGAWTYFNTDGLGLIEYMLWCDDMKLEPILIVWAGLYLKGIVTPEEKLGLFIQDALNQIEFLTGDASTEYGAKRAALGYPNPWKINFVGIGNEDHFSAGMDSYNKYRFRMFYDALRKAYPDMTLLASTVEIADPIPEDVVLDYHDYGNPNGAVRNFTLWDDEGTSRNHKVLVGEYGVARANGNEVLWKDHLARPWWIASVAEAVFWIGNERHPDKIYGSAFAPLLQHVDQYQWSPNLISFNANTSATTLSTSYHVIKLFSNARFTEVLPVDNSAEYNPAFWVAGKNAHANKFLWKAAVYNVTGDAGEVDFDVVFPGAVEGSSAQLTVLTSSDPLNENLLGEADVVVTETRNVTAGQNGFTFKLPQWSVALLDWSVVA, encoded by the exons ATGCGAGTCTCCCACCTCGTCGGCCTTGCGGCTTCCGCCGTCGCCGTGACCATCAAGGTCTCACCGGACAATGGCAAAAAGGCATCCCCACTGGCCTATGGCCTCATGTTTGAGGACATCAACCACAGTGGCGATGGAGG CATCTACGCCGAGCTGATCAGTAATCGTGCCTTTCAAGGCGACCAGTTTACGCCCGCCACCCTGAGCCCGTGGGAGAAGCAGGGTTCCGTGGCCGGCATTCAGCTGACCAAGGACACGCCCAAGCCCGTGTCGCCCTCGCTTCCCTACTCGGTCTCGGTCCGCGCCACCGTCGACGGCCTCGACGAGGAGGTTGGCATCTCGAACCCAGGCTACTGGGGCATCGACGTGCTGCCTCAGACGTACACGGGAAGCTTCTGGGTCATGGGCGACTACAAGGGAAACTTTACAGCGGCCTTTCGCGACGCGGCAAACGTCAACCCCGTCTACGCCAGCACCAAGATCCAGTCGCGGTCTGTGGACGGCGAGTGGACCAAGCACGAGTTCACCATCACCCCCGATGCAGCCTACGGCCACAAATGCCGCTTTGCCTTGACATTTGTGCCGGAAAAGCCTGGCCAGACGCTCTACTTCAACCTGATCAGCCTCTTCCCGCCCACCTACAAGGACCGCAAGAACGGAATGCGCAAGGACCTCATGAAGGCCATTGAGGATCTGAACCCGAGCTTCCTGAGGTTCCCCGGAGGTAACAACCTTCAGGGTCACTGGGAGGGTTCACGCTGGCGTTGGAACGAGACGCTCGGTGATTTGGAAAACCGTCCCGGCAGGACAGGTGCCTGGACTTACTTCAACACCGATGGTCTTGGTCTCATTGAGTACATGCTG TGGTGCGATGACATGAAGCTCGAGCCAATCCTCATCGTCTGGGCCGGTCTTTACCTCAAGGGCATTGTGACCCCCGAGGAGAAACTTGGACTCTTTATCCAGGACGCGCTCAACCAGATCGAGTTTCTCACGGGGGATGCCAGCACCGAATACGGAGCCAAGCGGGCGGCTTTGGGCTACCCTAACCCCTGGAAGATCAACTTTGTCGGCATCGGCAACGAGGACCACTTCTCGGCCGGTATGGACTCGTACAACAAGTATCGCTTCCGCATGTTCTACGATGCCCTCCGCAAGGCATACCCAGACATGACGTTGCTGGCTTCGACTGTTGAGATAGCCGATCCGATCCCCGAAGATGTCGTTCTGGACTATCACGATTACGGAAACCCCAA CGGTGCCGTGCGCAACTTCACGCTCTGGGACGACGAGGGCACGTCGCGCAACCACAAGGTCCTCGTGGGCGAGTACGGCGTCGCGCGCGCCAACGGCAACGAGGTGCTCTGGAAAGACCACCTGGCCCGGCCCTGGTGGATCGCCTCGGTGGCCGAGGCCGTCTTCTGGATCGGCAACGAGCGCCACCCGGACAAGATCTACGGCAGCGCCTTTGCGCCGCTCCTGCAGCACGTCGACCAGTACCAGTGGAGCCCCAATCTGATCAGCTTCAACGCCAACACCTCGGCCACCACCCTGTCGACGAGCTACCACGTCATCAAGCTCTTCAGCAACGCCCGCTTCACCGAGGTCCTGCCCGTCGACAACAGCGCCGAGTACAACCCGGCCTTTTGGGTCGCCGGCAAGAACGCCCACGCCAACAAGTTCCTGTGGAAGGCTGCCGTCTACAACGTTACTGGCGACGCCGGCGAGGTCGACTTTGACGTCGTCTTTCCCGGCGCCGTCGAGGGCAGCAGCGCGCAGCTCACCGTCTTGACCTCGTCGGATCCCTTGAACGAGAATCTGTTGGGAGAGGCTGACGTCGTCGTCACCGAGACGAGGAACGTCACGGCTGGACAGAACGGGTTTACTTTCAAGCTGCCTCAGTGGTCTGTTGCGCTGCTCGACTGGTCCGTTGTCGCGTGA
- a CDS encoding ATP-dependent RNA helicase DBP7, with translation MDDDGLLINFEVGEGPIKPQIKFTGGRWRERNRLQRSVKRGLTGSQSNDAVADDVGPAPAKRQRLSEGAAPEIQRRFRPQAQGPRSQHVSSRLFTSNPTPVTNFDEPETAPAEEPAEPALPSNAPLSDEAATFAALGLSRRIAQHLSAKLELKAPTAIQHRAVPHLVTTDEDAFLQAQTGSGKTLAYLLPIVNRILALNQNEDGTISKDASKKIHRNSGLLAIVLAPTRELCKQIATVLEKLLRCAPWIVSTTVIGGESKHSEKARIRKGINILIATPGRLKDHLDNTKVLDVSLARWLILDEGDRMMEMGFMDDLKEIVSKMREAPLKKINPDGIQLEPALPTRRVTVLCSATLDHAQVRRLGEYSLEADKTELIKVDGTEAAKEGDEASEAVFAAPSQLKQSYLVVPAKLRLVTLIALLKSSFARRGSVMKAIIFISCADSVDFHFDLLRSPIKEPKEAAAPPTPKKAPKDAGETPDTPPKETKPTKPVTNHTESTVGKACYITSAANTTITLHKLHGSLAQPVRTATLDSFSKSKDPSILITTDISSRGLDVPAVDLVIEYDPAFAVADHVHRIGRTARAGRPGKAVLFLQPGSEEGYVGLLQKNASTALTPQLYDSVLQAGFSSNIDLPPVTATNEDGQDTEQQKQLDSRKQTWTSRAEALQLHLEQRLLASDASSQASNNSGKGFNSKKGASTKLGKPAPKSSDGATGTLLASGRQAFRSHIRAYATHVRDERVYFDMTQLHLGHMAKAFGLREAPGGIGAGVQRRTVKPSAANGGGKKSTKGDDGDGLDKQDDDEAERTRRMKKMMRMVGAGASEFNIG, from the coding sequence ATGGACGACGACGGTTTGCTCATCAACTTTGAGGTTGGGGAAGGGCCAATCAAGCCTCAGATTAAATTCACGGGTGGTCGCTGGCGTGAACGAAACCGACTGCAGAGGAGCGTGAAGCGGGGTCTCACCGGTTCCCAGTCCAACGACGCCGTCGCCGACGACGTCGGCCCTGCTCCTGCCAAGAGGCAACGGCTCAGCGAAGGCGCTGCCCCAGAAATCCAACGCCGATTCCGACCCCAGGCTCAGGGTCCGAGGTCGCAGCATGTATCCTCCCGCCTCTTCACGTCGAATCCTACCCCGGTGACGAACTTTGACGAGCCCGAGACCGCCCCCGCCGAAGAGCCTGCCGAGCCAGCGTTGCCTTCCAATGCCCCATTGTCCGACGAGGCGGCGACGTTTGCCGCGCTAGGTCTCTCGCGCCGTATCGCGCAGCATCTCTCCGCCAAGCTCGAGCTCAAGGCCCCGACCGCGATCCAACACAGGGCCGTGCCACATTTGGTCACCACGGACGAAGACGCTTTCCTCCAGGCCCAGACGGGTTCAGGAAAAACGCTGGCCTACCTGCTACCAATCGTCAACCGAATCCTGGCGCTCAACCAAAACGAGGACGGGACCATCTCCAAGGATGCGAGCAAGAAGATAcaccgcaactcgggcctgCTTGCCATCGTCCTGGCGCCCACGCGAGAGCTGTGCAAGCAGATCGCGACGGTGCTGGAGAAACTGCTGCGGTGCGCTCCGTGGATAGTCAGCACGACTGTGATTGGTGGTGAGAGCAAGCACTCGGAGAAGGCACGGATACGGAAGGGTATCAACATTCTGATCGCGACGCCTGGTCGTCTCAAGGATCATTTGGATAATACAAAGGTCTTGGACGTCAGTTTGGCGCGCTGGTTAATTCTGGATGAGGGTGACCGTATGATGGAGATGGGTTTCATGGATGACCTCAAGGAGATCGTCTCAAAGATGCGCGAGGCGCCGCTGAAGAAGATCAACCCGGACGGCATCCAGCTGGAGCCGGCCCTCCCCACCAGGAGAGTCACGGTGCTGTGTTCAGCCACTCTCGACCATGCGCAGGTGAGGAGGCTGGGCGAGTACAGTCTGGAAGCCGACAAAACGGAGCTCATCAAAGTCGACGGCACCGAGGCGGCAAAAGAGGGCGATGAAGCGAGCGAGGCTGTTTTTGCTGCGCCTTCGCAGTTGAAGCAGTCGTACCTAGTTGTGCCTGCAAAGCTTCGCCTTGTCACACTCATTGCGCTACTGAAATCGTCTTTTGCACGAAGAGGGTCCGTGATGAAGGCTATCATCTTCATATCATGTGCCGATTCAGTCGACTTTCACTTTGATCTGTTGCGATCGCCGATCAAGGAGCCCAAAGAAGCCGCTGCGCCACCGACACCCAAGAAAGCTCCCAAAGACGCAGGCGAGACGCCTGATACACCGCCCAAAGAGACCAAGCCGACCAAGCCAGTTACAAATCACACCGAGTCGACAGTAGGCAAGGCCTGCTACATCACCTCTGCCGCAAACACGACTATCACTCTCCACAAGCTCCACGGCTCACTAGCCCAGCCTGTCCGAACCGCCaccctcgactccttttccAAGTCCAAAGACCCTTCTATATTGATCACAACCGATATATCCTCTCGAGGTTTGGATGTGCCAGCCGTTGATCTTGTAATTGAGTATGACCCCGCATTCGCCGTCGCGGACCACGTACATCGGATAGGTAGAACGGCCCGTGCAGGCCGCCCAGGAAAGGCAGTCTTGTTTCTGCAACCTGGGAGTGAGGAGGGTTATGTCGGTCTGCTGCAGAAGAATGCCTCGACAGCCTTGACACCGCAATTGTACGATTCGGTGCTACAAGCAGGGTTCTCTTCAAACATTGACCTGCCTCCTGTTACAGCCACAAACGAAGACGGGCAAGATACGGAGCAGCAAAAGCAGCTCGACTCTAGAAAGCAGACCTGGACTTCCCGGGCCGAGGCGCTTCAACTTCACCTTGAGCAGAGGCTGCTTGCATCCGATGCCTCCTCTCAGGCGTCAAACAACAGCGGCAAAGGCTTCAACTCCAAGAAGGGCGCATCGACCAAGCTCGGAAAGCCAGCCCCAAAGAGCAGCGACGGCGCGACTGGTACACTCCTCGCCTCTGGCCGCCAGGCGTTCCGGAGCCACATTCGAGCATACGCCACGCACGTGCGCGACGAGCGTGTCTACTTTGACATGACGCAATTGCACCTGGGACACATGGCAAAGGCGTTTGGGCTGAGGGAGGCGCCCGGTGGCATCGGAGCTGGTGTTCAGAGGCGGACGGTCAAGCCGTCGGCTGCGAATGGTGGTGGTAAGAAGAGCACAAAGGGTGACGATGGTGATGGTTTGGACAAGcaggacgatgacgaggcGGAGAGGACCAggaggatgaagaagatGATGAGAATGGTTGGTGCCGGTGCTAGCGAGTTTAATATCGGGTAG